The following are from one region of the Flavimobilis soli genome:
- a CDS encoding DNA gyrase/topoisomerase IV subunit B → MSTATIESYSARHLSVLEGLEAVRKRPGMYIGSTDSRGLMHCLWEIIDNSVDEALGGHCSNIEVTLHADSSVTVADDGRGIPVDIEPKTGLSGVEVVFTKLHAGGKFGGGSYAASGGLHGVGASVVNALSARLDVEVDRGGKTHRMTFHRGEPGVFDDPRTGPTPDAAFTPFVAKSELKVVGKVAKGRTGTRVRYWADRQVFPKTAVFSYEDLVARIRQTTFLVPGLSVTLRDERGLPGTPGADGPHTETFLHTGGTVDFVDFLAPDAPVTQTWRLTGAGTFTETVPVLDDKGHMTPQEVERECAVDVALRWGGGYDTNVKTFVNIIATPKGGSHLAGFEAGLLKLLRKQVEANARRLKVSTKDAAERIEKDDVLAGLTAVVTVRLAEPQFEGQTKEVLGTAPVRQIVAKVIEKELGAILTSSKRDDKAQASLLLDKVVAEMRARISARKQKEISRRKNALETSSLPAKLADCRSDDVERSELFIVEGDSALGTAKLARSSDFQALLPIRGKILNVQKASITDMLRNAECAAIIQVIGAGSGRSFDLESARYGKIVMMTDADVDGAHIRTLLLTLFYRYMRPLVEAGRVFAAVPPLHRIEVIGAGSKKNEYIYTYSEAELRATLKKLDKAGKRYKDDIQRYKGLGEMDANQLAETTMDPRHRTLRRVTLEHAQAAETVFELLMGSDVAPRKEFIVAGAQGLDRTRIDA, encoded by the coding sequence GTGTCGACAGCCACGATCGAGTCCTACAGCGCCCGCCACCTCTCCGTCCTCGAGGGGCTCGAGGCGGTGCGCAAACGTCCCGGCATGTACATCGGCTCCACGGACTCGCGCGGCCTCATGCACTGCCTCTGGGAGATCATCGACAACTCGGTCGACGAGGCGCTCGGCGGGCACTGCAGCAACATCGAGGTGACGCTGCACGCCGACTCGTCGGTGACCGTCGCGGACGACGGCCGCGGCATCCCGGTCGACATCGAGCCCAAGACTGGCCTCAGCGGTGTCGAGGTCGTCTTCACCAAGCTCCACGCGGGCGGCAAGTTCGGCGGTGGGTCGTACGCGGCGTCGGGCGGTCTGCACGGCGTCGGCGCATCGGTCGTCAACGCGCTGTCTGCGCGTCTCGACGTCGAGGTCGACCGCGGCGGCAAGACGCACCGCATGACGTTCCACCGTGGCGAGCCGGGCGTCTTCGACGACCCGCGCACGGGCCCGACGCCGGACGCCGCGTTCACGCCGTTCGTCGCCAAGTCGGAGCTCAAGGTCGTCGGCAAGGTCGCGAAGGGCCGCACCGGCACGCGCGTGCGCTACTGGGCGGACAGGCAGGTCTTCCCGAAGACCGCCGTCTTCTCCTACGAGGACCTCGTCGCGCGCATCCGCCAGACGACGTTCCTCGTCCCCGGCCTCTCCGTCACGCTGCGCGACGAGCGCGGCCTGCCGGGCACGCCCGGAGCGGACGGTCCGCACACGGAGACGTTCCTGCACACCGGCGGGACGGTCGACTTCGTCGACTTCCTCGCGCCCGACGCGCCCGTCACGCAGACCTGGCGCCTCACCGGCGCGGGCACCTTCACCGAGACCGTCCCGGTCCTCGACGACAAGGGCCATATGACGCCGCAGGAGGTCGAGCGCGAGTGCGCGGTCGACGTCGCGCTGCGCTGGGGCGGCGGCTACGACACGAACGTCAAGACGTTCGTCAACATCATCGCGACGCCCAAGGGCGGCTCTCACCTCGCCGGATTCGAGGCCGGGCTGCTCAAGCTGCTGCGCAAGCAGGTCGAGGCGAACGCCCGCCGGCTGAAGGTCTCGACGAAGGACGCGGCCGAGCGCATCGAGAAGGACGACGTCCTCGCGGGCCTCACCGCCGTCGTCACCGTGCGGCTCGCGGAGCCGCAGTTCGAGGGCCAGACGAAGGAGGTGCTCGGCACCGCGCCCGTGCGCCAGATCGTCGCGAAGGTCATCGAGAAAGAGCTCGGCGCGATCCTCACGTCGTCCAAGCGGGACGACAAGGCGCAGGCGTCGCTCCTGCTCGACAAGGTCGTCGCGGAGATGCGCGCGCGCATCTCGGCGCGCAAGCAGAAGGAGATCTCGCGCCGCAAGAACGCGCTCGAGACCTCCTCGCTGCCGGCGAAGCTCGCGGACTGCCGCAGCGACGACGTCGAACGCTCGGAGCTGTTCATCGTCGAGGGTGACTCGGCGCTCGGCACGGCAAAGCTTGCGCGGTCCTCGGACTTCCAGGCGCTGCTGCCGATCCGCGGCAAGATCCTCAACGTGCAGAAGGCGTCGATCACCGACATGCTCCGCAACGCGGAGTGCGCGGCGATCATCCAGGTCATCGGCGCGGGCTCGGGCCGGTCGTTCGACCTCGAGAGCGCGCGCTACGGGAAGATCGTCATGATGACGGACGCCGACGTCGACGGCGCGCACATCCGCACCCTGCTGTTGACGCTGTTCTACCGGTACATGCGCCCCCTCGTGGAGGCCGGCCGCGTGTTTGCGGCGGTGCCGCCGCTGCACCGCATCGAGGTGATCGGCGCGGGCAGCAAGAAGAACGAGTACATCTACACGTACTCCGAGGCGGAGCTGCGGGCGACGCTCAAGAAGCTCGACAAGGCCGGCAAGCGGTACAAGGACGACATCCAGCGCTACAAGGGCCTCGGTGAGATGGACGCGAACCAGCTCGCGGAGACGACCATGGACCCGCGCCACCGCACGCTGCGCCGCGTGACGCTCGAGCACGCGCAGGCCGCCGAGACGGTCTTCGAGCTGCTCATGGGGTCCGACGTCGCGCCGCGCAAGGAGTTCATCGTCGCGGGCGCGCAGGGGCTCGACCGGACGCGCATCGACGCCTGA
- a CDS encoding GNAT family N-acetyltransferase, protein MNLPPSLRWRALTPQDATTLLALENAIEEAADLPYRMSLAEMEDELGAPWRNLAEETVVGLDDDGVARAWAELLAPPDDESERRVLIFGGVHPQWRGRGIGRALVPWALERAHALVAAHPAGDQVPWRIGVFLSVDDAAARRLYERAGLAPLRHYALLRRDLSVALPDVAVADGVVVEPWTADVEEEVRLAHNAAFADHWGSQPQNAERWLEQRWAFVREWSLVARDTTAPGAPVVGYLKSEKLPDDWPAQGFTSAYVDILGVVREARGRGVASLLLARAMALYAAEGIEYATLSVDTANPTGAFQLYERLGFEPYHRRVHLALTSDDA, encoded by the coding sequence ATGAACCTGCCCCCGTCGCTGCGCTGGCGCGCGCTCACGCCCCAGGACGCCACGACCCTGCTCGCGCTCGAGAACGCGATCGAGGAAGCGGCTGACCTCCCGTACCGGATGTCGCTCGCCGAGATGGAGGACGAGCTCGGTGCGCCGTGGCGCAACCTGGCCGAGGAGACGGTCGTCGGGCTCGACGACGACGGCGTCGCCCGGGCATGGGCCGAGCTGCTCGCACCGCCCGACGACGAGTCGGAGCGTCGCGTGCTCATCTTCGGCGGGGTGCACCCGCAGTGGCGAGGCCGCGGCATCGGGCGGGCTCTCGTGCCGTGGGCGCTCGAGCGGGCGCACGCGCTCGTCGCCGCGCACCCGGCCGGCGACCAGGTGCCCTGGCGCATCGGCGTCTTCCTCAGCGTCGACGACGCGGCCGCACGGCGCCTGTACGAGCGTGCCGGGCTCGCACCGCTGCGGCACTACGCGCTGCTGCGCCGCGACCTGTCCGTCGCGCTGCCGGACGTCGCGGTGGCAGACGGCGTCGTCGTCGAGCCGTGGACGGCGGACGTCGAGGAGGAGGTGCGGCTCGCGCACAACGCCGCGTTCGCCGACCACTGGGGGTCGCAGCCGCAGAACGCAGAGCGGTGGCTCGAGCAGCGGTGGGCTTTCGTGCGGGAGTGGAGCCTCGTCGCACGCGACACGACGGCGCCGGGGGCGCCGGTCGTCGGCTACCTGAAGTCGGAGAAGCTCCCCGACGACTGGCCCGCACAGGGCTTCACGAGCGCGTACGTCGACATCCTCGGCGTGGTGCGCGAGGCGCGTGGCCGAGGCGTCGCGAGCCTTCTTCTCGCCCGGGCGATGGCGCTGTATGCGGCGGAGGGGATCGAGTACGCGACCCTCTCGGTGGACACGGCGAACCCGACGGGCGCGTTCCAGCTCTACGAACGGCTGGGCTTCGAGCCGTACCACCGCCGTGTCCACCTCGCGCTGACGTCGGACGACGCGTGA
- a CDS encoding lysoplasmalogenase family protein, with protein sequence MRAKTLVTTTAAVAATVSIVHLAAQLTDRDGLADVTQVMLMPAVAGWLAARTTGAPRPRIVRRFLLGLGFSWLGNTAPRFLDGDAGFLAMVGFFLVAQLVYASAFWPLRKNSAAARAPWSLLAYLAVLVVIVALCAGEAGPLLPALLVYAGALVTTSILAWGAGPVAGVGGVVFLASDAMIGLRAFAPAFDPPQTGFLIMSTYIAAQVLLAHAVAQRASAEAGERERVPAPA encoded by the coding sequence GTGCGCGCCAAGACCCTGGTCACCACCACCGCGGCAGTCGCCGCGACCGTGTCGATCGTCCACCTGGCCGCCCAGCTCACCGACCGGGACGGGCTCGCGGATGTCACGCAGGTGATGCTCATGCCGGCCGTCGCCGGGTGGCTCGCCGCCCGCACGACCGGGGCGCCGCGGCCGCGGATCGTGCGCCGGTTCCTGCTGGGCCTCGGGTTCTCGTGGCTCGGGAACACCGCGCCACGCTTCCTCGACGGCGACGCCGGCTTCCTGGCGATGGTCGGGTTCTTCCTCGTCGCTCAGCTCGTCTACGCGTCGGCGTTCTGGCCGCTGCGCAAGAACAGCGCCGCGGCGCGCGCCCCGTGGTCGCTCCTCGCCTATCTCGCGGTGCTCGTTGTGATCGTCGCGCTCTGCGCGGGCGAGGCCGGGCCGCTGCTGCCTGCGCTGCTCGTCTACGCGGGGGCGCTCGTGACGACGTCGATCCTCGCGTGGGGCGCCGGTCCGGTCGCGGGCGTCGGCGGGGTCGTGTTCCTCGCGTCCGACGCGATGATCGGCCTGCGCGCCTTCGCGCCCGCCTTCGACCCGCCCCAGACGGGCTTCCTCATCATGTCGACGTACATCGCCGCGCAGGTGCTGCTCGCGCACGCGGTCGCGCAGCGCGCGTCCGCCGAGGCGGGCGAGCGGGAGCGGGTGCCCGCGCCCGCCTGA
- a CDS encoding peptidase, translated as MRTSRPTARTAAVLLATTLVLPLAACGDSSAQGPTASATSAAPAPSATQTPAVSAPEDVAKAALAWLASTELTDGLFVTEFDGTAYPDQGLTLDVLVAALAAGDDALAQKLAGAFTAGVVDAYAGDGESAGYAGSTAKGAVVLGAAGNELATTLDARLATLLTESGRISDLGGDDYSSTVSQAWGVLALSRPAALASDDGAERATHAATYLASQQCDDGSFPATLDAEECVGDVDSTAFALSALTGYARSGATDLDEDVTTSAAEWLASAATEVDGGRAWVTGEPAVANTNSAGVALVALADAASTDPVVGEARAWLAAQTVPAGDGVAITFDGTAPDARASAQAVPALLGSGLFDLVGSEG; from the coding sequence ATGCGCACCTCGCGCCCGACCGCCCGCACCGCGGCCGTCCTGCTCGCCACTACCCTCGTGCTGCCGCTCGCCGCGTGCGGCGACTCGTCCGCGCAGGGGCCGACGGCGTCGGCGACCTCCGCGGCCCCGGCTCCCTCCGCGACGCAGACGCCTGCGGTGAGCGCGCCCGAGGACGTCGCGAAGGCCGCGCTCGCGTGGCTCGCGTCGACCGAGCTGACGGACGGGCTGTTCGTCACCGAGTTCGACGGCACCGCCTACCCCGACCAGGGCCTCACGCTCGACGTGCTCGTCGCGGCCCTCGCCGCGGGAGACGACGCGCTCGCGCAGAAGCTCGCCGGGGCGTTCACGGCCGGCGTCGTCGACGCCTACGCGGGCGACGGCGAGAGTGCCGGGTACGCAGGATCGACGGCGAAGGGCGCCGTCGTGCTCGGGGCCGCGGGCAACGAGCTCGCCACGACGCTCGACGCGCGCCTCGCGACGCTCCTTACCGAGTCCGGCCGCATCTCCGACCTGGGCGGCGACGACTACTCGTCGACTGTGAGTCAGGCATGGGGCGTGCTTGCGCTGTCCCGCCCCGCGGCCCTCGCGAGCGACGACGGCGCTGAGCGCGCCACGCACGCCGCCACCTACCTCGCATCGCAGCAGTGCGACGACGGCTCGTTCCCCGCGACGCTCGACGCCGAGGAGTGCGTCGGCGACGTCGACTCGACTGCCTTCGCGCTGTCCGCGCTCACGGGCTACGCCCGCTCGGGCGCGACGGACCTCGATGAGGACGTGACGACGTCGGCTGCCGAGTGGCTCGCGAGCGCCGCGACGGAGGTCGACGGCGGACGCGCCTGGGTGACCGGCGAGCCGGCTGTCGCGAATACCAACTCTGCGGGCGTCGCGCTCGTCGCGCTGGCCGATGCCGCGTCCACGGACCCGGTTGTCGGCGAGGCGCGCGCGTGGCTCGCGGCGCAGACCGTCCCGGCCGGTGACGGCGTCGCGATCACGTTCGACGGGACCGCGCCCGACGCCCGCGCGTCCGCTCAGGCCGTGCCCGCGCTGCTCGGCTCGGGTCTGTTCGACCTCGTGGGGTCTGAAGGCTGA
- a CDS encoding energy-coupling factor transporter transmembrane component T, producing the protein MTSVHVRCVHPGAWWLWAAGVAAAATATTNVLLLALLGAVVLLTVTVHRPEGARGFGVYLAVAGAVVVVRVLAHVVLATPGVHVLVDLPAFDVGPLTLLGPVTREALLAGVSGGLQLAVLILAVGAAHTIADAASLLRHAPAALGPIATAAVIAVSTFPSLVRSVLETRDALRLRGVTLSGRGARDRHLLERVVVPVLSGAVERSFAIATGMEARGFGASHAVTRGAAPLTVAAVGAAGAALLAVLDPAWPRWSAPALALLAGVLTWLALRGGAAGGRRTTLYRPPRWTPVSLGLVACGAVGAALVATASVAVRVPTPDAWLALSGGLLVAVLVVAVPAFVGLVLPEGGAAQSAAGERDSLYARGSAPGAGAEAGAPSAASTLRAAGSPLDVAASRSAVEVAR; encoded by the coding sequence GTGACGTCCGTGCACGTGAGGTGCGTCCACCCGGGAGCGTGGTGGCTGTGGGCGGCCGGTGTGGCTGCGGCGGCGACCGCGACGACGAACGTGCTGCTGCTTGCCCTGCTCGGCGCCGTCGTGCTGCTCACGGTGACCGTGCACCGGCCCGAGGGCGCGCGCGGCTTCGGGGTGTACCTCGCGGTCGCGGGCGCTGTGGTCGTGGTGCGGGTGCTCGCGCACGTCGTGCTCGCGACGCCCGGCGTGCACGTGCTGGTGGACCTGCCGGCGTTCGACGTCGGGCCGCTCACCCTGCTCGGACCTGTGACACGTGAGGCGCTGCTCGCGGGCGTGTCCGGCGGGCTGCAGCTCGCCGTGCTCATCCTTGCCGTCGGTGCGGCGCACACGATCGCCGACGCCGCGAGCCTGCTCCGGCACGCGCCTGCCGCGCTCGGGCCGATCGCGACCGCCGCCGTCATCGCGGTCTCGACGTTCCCGTCGCTCGTGCGGTCCGTCCTCGAGACGCGTGACGCGTTGCGCCTGCGCGGTGTGACGCTCAGCGGGCGCGGGGCGCGCGACCGGCACCTGCTCGAGCGCGTCGTCGTGCCCGTGCTATCGGGGGCCGTCGAGCGGTCGTTCGCGATCGCGACCGGGATGGAGGCGCGCGGGTTCGGCGCTTCGCATGCCGTGACGCGGGGGGCTGCGCCGCTGACCGTCGCGGCCGTCGGGGCAGCGGGGGCGGCGCTGCTCGCCGTGCTCGACCCGGCGTGGCCGCGGTGGTCCGCGCCTGCGCTCGCCCTGCTCGCGGGCGTGCTGACGTGGCTCGCGCTGCGCGGCGGTGCTGCCGGCGGGCGGCGCACGACGCTGTACCGGCCGCCGCGGTGGACGCCCGTGTCGCTCGGGCTCGTCGCGTGCGGGGCGGTGGGCGCTGCGCTCGTCGCGACCGCGTCGGTCGCGGTGCGGGTGCCGACGCCGGACGCGTGGCTCGCGCTCTCGGGCGGCTTGCTCGTCGCGGTCCTCGTCGTTGCGGTGCCGGCGTTTGTGGGGCTCGTGCTGCCGGAGGGCGGGGCGGCGCAGTCTGCGGCGGGGGAGCGCGACTCTCTCTACGCCCGTGGCTCCGCGCCGGGTGCAGGCGCCGAGGCGGGCGCCCCGTCAGCCGCGTCGACGCTTCGTGCCGCGGGCTCTCCGCTCGACGTGGCGGCGTCGCGCTCCGCCGTCGAGGTGGCCCGATGA
- a CDS encoding ABC transporter ATP-binding protein — MIRLEDLSVAIGDRTLLEGVTADVAEGDVVLLAGPTGVGKTTLLRTLAGLRDGTDARASGAVRVGGRDVLHVPARDRADVTGYVGQDPLASFVTAHVETELAFGLEQQGVAPATMRRRVEDTLDLLGIAALRDRRLDTLSLGQAQRVALGAVLVSEPSVLLLDEPTSALDPVAADDVVGALRRLAHDVGLTVVVAEHRLERLLGVADCVWHLPGDGTFTAGGREVLRGTPQAPPLVRLADVAGWAEVPRDVREARAAYLAEPERIELRAPAPAAAVGGPVAVRARRVEVRWGSAAVVRGLDLELRAGEVTVLMGRNGAGKSTLLRALAGALPHRGRLEVDGVDPARLGAAEARRHVVLVPQEVGALLFTDSVAAECASGDCDAGAPAGTTRELLDALVPGIPADAHPRDLSEGERLALVVAIQLAAGAGVVLLDEPTRGLDTPARHALVAALRERAAAGAAVVLATHDVETAAEAADRVVVLADGEVIADGPACEVLTGSMAGAPQVARVVRPLPALTVGELRRAGAGESAEARDGAEVRDGAEARDGAAAGEGAFGLAGGGLP, encoded by the coding sequence ATGATCCGTCTCGAGGACCTCTCGGTCGCGATCGGCGACCGCACGTTGCTGGAGGGCGTCACGGCGGACGTCGCCGAGGGTGACGTCGTGCTGCTCGCCGGGCCGACCGGCGTCGGCAAGACGACGCTGCTGCGCACCCTCGCGGGGCTGCGCGACGGGACGGACGCGCGCGCCTCGGGCGCCGTGCGCGTCGGTGGGCGCGACGTGCTGCACGTGCCCGCGCGCGACCGCGCCGACGTCACCGGGTACGTGGGGCAGGACCCGCTCGCGTCGTTCGTGACCGCGCACGTCGAGACGGAGCTCGCGTTCGGCCTCGAGCAGCAGGGCGTGGCGCCTGCGACGATGCGGCGCCGCGTCGAGGACACGCTCGACCTGCTCGGCATCGCGGCGCTGCGCGACCGTCGGCTCGACACGCTGTCGCTCGGGCAGGCGCAGCGCGTCGCGCTCGGTGCGGTGCTCGTGTCGGAGCCGTCGGTGCTGCTGCTCGACGAGCCGACGTCGGCGCTCGACCCGGTCGCGGCCGACGACGTGGTTGGGGCGTTGCGGCGTCTTGCGCACGACGTCGGGCTGACGGTCGTGGTGGCGGAGCACCGGCTCGAACGGCTGCTCGGCGTCGCGGACTGTGTGTGGCACCTGCCCGGTGACGGGACGTTCACGGCGGGTGGGCGCGAGGTGCTGCGTGGGACGCCGCAAGCGCCGCCGCTCGTGCGGCTCGCCGACGTCGCCGGCTGGGCCGAGGTGCCGCGGGACGTGCGTGAGGCGCGGGCCGCGTACCTCGCGGAGCCTGAGCGGATCGAGCTGCGGGCACCTGCTCCTGCGGCCGCCGTAGGCGGGCCTGTGGCGGTGCGCGCGCGGCGCGTGGAGGTGCGGTGGGGGAGCGCCGCCGTCGTGCGTGGGCTCGACCTCGAGCTGCGGGCGGGCGAGGTGACGGTGCTCATGGGGCGCAACGGTGCGGGGAAGTCGACGCTGCTGCGCGCTCTCGCGGGTGCGCTGCCGCACCGGGGGCGGCTGGAGGTCGACGGCGTGGACCCCGCGCGGCTCGGTGCGGCGGAGGCGCGGCGGCACGTCGTGCTCGTGCCGCAGGAGGTGGGCGCGCTGCTGTTCACCGACTCGGTCGCGGCGGAGTGCGCGTCCGGGGACTGTGATGCTGGGGCGCCGGCCGGGACGACGCGAGAGCTGCTGGACGCGCTCGTGCCGGGGATCCCTGCGGACGCGCATCCGCGCGACCTGTCGGAGGGGGAGCGCCTCGCGCTCGTCGTCGCGATCCAGCTCGCCGCCGGTGCGGGCGTGGTGCTGCTCGACGAGCCGACGCGCGGCCTCGACACGCCCGCGCGGCACGCGCTCGTCGCGGCGCTGCGGGAGCGCGCGGCGGCGGGAGCGGCGGTCGTGCTCGCGACGCACGACGTCGAGACGGCCGCCGAGGCGGCCGACCGGGTCGTGGTACTCGCCGACGGCGAGGTCATCGCGGACGGGCCGGCGTGCGAGGTGCTGACCGGGTCGATGGCCGGGGCGCCGCAGGTGGCGCGCGTCGTGCGGCCCCTGCCCGCGCTGACGGTGGGGGAGCTGCGGCGCGCTGGTGCGGGGGAGAGTGCAGAGGCGCGGGACGGTGCTGAGGTGCGGGACGGGGCTGAGGCGCGGGACGGTGCGGCGGCTGGCGAAGGTGCGTTCGGGCTCGCGGGCGGGGGACTGCCGTGA
- a CDS encoding ECF transporter S component yields the protein MSAPAAAEPRAAGGSRATRDRARRVSRGLVLLTSVLGAVMLGWPLVGAALPRADGQSAPWLVVVLLPLVLAAALAAVTRDRPDPRSLALLGVLAALTAALRLMGTGIGGVEPMFMLLVLAGAALGPSLGFTLGALAMLVSALLTAGVGPWLPFQAFAAAWVGAGAGLVGRAVLPGGRGRPSRRAIVALAAYAVVAAYVYGLATNLWFWPFALGGATQLSYVPGAGLAENVPRFLAYSLATSTLSVDTVRAVVTAAGVLALGRPVLGALARASTRTA from the coding sequence GTGAGTGCTCCGGCCGCTGCCGAGCCCCGTGCGGCGGGCGGCTCACGGGCGACGCGGGACCGCGCGAGGCGGGTGTCGCGCGGGCTCGTGCTGCTGACGAGCGTGCTCGGCGCGGTGATGCTCGGCTGGCCGCTCGTCGGGGCGGCGCTGCCGCGGGCGGACGGGCAGAGCGCGCCGTGGCTCGTCGTCGTGCTCCTGCCCCTCGTGCTGGCCGCCGCGCTGGCCGCGGTGACGCGCGACCGGCCGGACCCGCGCTCGCTCGCGCTCCTCGGCGTGCTGGCCGCGCTGACGGCGGCGCTGCGGCTGATGGGGACGGGCATCGGGGGAGTCGAGCCGATGTTCATGCTGCTCGTGCTCGCCGGTGCGGCGCTGGGACCGAGCCTCGGCTTCACGCTCGGGGCGCTCGCGATGCTGGTGTCGGCGCTCCTCACGGCCGGCGTCGGTCCGTGGCTGCCCTTCCAGGCGTTCGCGGCAGCATGGGTCGGGGCGGGGGCCGGGCTCGTGGGCCGGGCGGTGCTCCCTGGTGGACGAGGGCGGCCGAGCAGGCGCGCGATCGTCGCGCTCGCCGCGTACGCGGTGGTCGCGGCGTACGTGTACGGGCTGGCGACGAACCTGTGGTTCTGGCCGTTCGCGCTCGGCGGCGCGACGCAGCTGTCCTACGTGCCGGGCGCGGGCCTCGCGGAGAACGTGCCGCGGTTCCTCGCGTACTCGCTCGCGACGTCGACGCTGTCGGTCGACACGGTGCGCGCGGTCGTGACGGCCGCGGGGGTGCTGGCGCTGGGGCGGCCGGTGCTGGGGGCGCTGGCGCGGGCCTCGACCCGAACCGCATAG
- a CDS encoding nucleotidyltransferase domain-containing protein, with protein MDAAHPLAVVTPTLDGDVLTHLALADAAFTPGQLQRLMPHATVAGVRRVLKRLTEQGVVTMSSAGVTARAYALNREHLAADAIIELATQVPRLFARIEGRLGSWAEPAVYAAVFGSMARQHATTSSDVDIFLVRSTESRDEVWFPQVEALESAVARWTGNDARAFVIDEDRLAERGYARVLDDIVREGLFVAGDPVRLRRAMAQRERD; from the coding sequence ATGGATGCTGCCCACCCGCTGGCTGTCGTGACGCCGACGCTCGACGGCGATGTACTGACCCACCTTGCCCTCGCCGACGCGGCATTCACGCCCGGTCAGCTTCAGCGACTCATGCCCCACGCAACCGTCGCGGGTGTCCGCCGAGTCCTCAAACGCCTGACGGAGCAGGGGGTCGTCACCATGTCGAGCGCCGGGGTGACCGCCAGGGCCTATGCGCTCAACCGCGAGCATCTAGCCGCAGATGCGATCATCGAGCTTGCGACGCAGGTCCCTAGATTGTTCGCCCGGATCGAGGGACGGCTCGGTTCGTGGGCGGAGCCAGCGGTCTACGCAGCAGTGTTCGGATCGATGGCGCGGCAGCACGCGACGACGTCGTCTGACGTCGACATCTTCTTGGTGCGGTCCACAGAGTCCCGGGATGAGGTCTGGTTTCCCCAGGTGGAGGCCCTGGAGAGCGCGGTCGCACGATGGACGGGCAACGATGCTCGTGCCTTCGTCATCGACGAAGACCGCCTAGCCGAGCGCGGCTATGCGAGGGTGCTCGATGACATCGTCCGCGAGGGTCTGTTCGTAGCCGGAGATCCGGTCCGGCTCCGCAGGGCGATGGCTCAAAGAGAGCGGGACTGA
- a CDS encoding type II toxin-antitoxin system HipA family toxin encodes MRTPERKLTQVGERSVLVLRRFDRSAAGDRIGYISAMTATESTDVAQAVRDLSATPRADLHDLYDRVVASVALGNTDDHLRNHGFLASRGAWTLSPAFDVNPTRVPQRRRSTSIMGADAPPDEVDGLLALAASCSLSLEGARQRIAAVASALAGWRDVARGHQVAEREIRLMAESIEPRLEAVRGAV; translated from the coding sequence ATCCGGACCCCGGAACGCAAGCTCACACAGGTGGGGGAGCGCAGCGTCCTTGTCCTTCGTCGCTTCGATCGCTCGGCGGCGGGCGACCGTATCGGCTACATCAGCGCGATGACGGCGACGGAGTCGACCGACGTCGCGCAGGCAGTCCGGGACCTGTCGGCGACACCCCGGGCGGACCTGCACGACCTCTACGACCGCGTCGTCGCGAGTGTCGCGCTCGGCAACACGGATGACCATCTGCGCAACCACGGCTTCCTCGCGTCGCGCGGCGCGTGGACGTTGAGCCCCGCGTTCGACGTCAACCCCACGCGGGTCCCGCAGCGGCGTCGGTCGACGTCGATCATGGGAGCGGACGCGCCCCCGGATGAGGTGGACGGTCTGTTGGCGTTGGCTGCGAGCTGCAGCTTGAGCCTCGAGGGTGCGCGTCAGCGGATCGCGGCGGTTGCGTCGGCTCTGGCGGGCTGGCGAGACGTGGCGCGCGGGCATCAGGTCGCGGAGCGTGAGATCCGCTTGATGGCCGAGTCGATCGAGCCGCGACTGGAGGCTGTGAGGGGAGCTGTCTGA
- a CDS encoding DUF5701 family protein — protein MSVSTSPTVVLPPLDAQAERLISLGLIADPDALRAEASRLATVTPEGSLLVPHERVLPASKLAHLMRLPAPGRAGAAGEVREGFVVEDMTNVDDFRPTAHAVLPDADVYVVADPTRGDEMRNWSPAEALPAMTGAGRTPLTLVEGIHWALQTPGIIEANACFMTIGSRKTKPNGDLDTRTPALWISSGTGRDGRERKGAPKVGWCWWGNRHTWFGFASAEGRTGA, from the coding sequence ATGAGCGTGTCCACTTCACCCACCGTTGTTCTCCCGCCGCTCGATGCACAGGCTGAGCGGCTCATCTCCCTGGGCCTCATCGCTGACCCGGACGCGCTGCGCGCCGAGGCGTCGCGCCTGGCGACCGTCACCCCAGAGGGGTCCCTCCTCGTGCCCCACGAGCGAGTCCTTCCCGCCTCGAAGCTCGCGCACCTCATGCGGCTCCCGGCGCCGGGCCGCGCGGGCGCTGCGGGGGAGGTGCGGGAGGGGTTCGTCGTCGAGGACATGACCAACGTCGACGACTTCCGTCCCACAGCGCACGCGGTGCTTCCGGACGCTGACGTGTACGTCGTCGCCGACCCGACGCGCGGTGACGAGATGCGCAACTGGTCACCTGCTGAGGCGCTCCCCGCCATGACCGGCGCCGGCCGCACGCCGCTGACGTTGGTCGAGGGCATCCACTGGGCGCTTCAGACACCAGGGATCATCGAGGCGAACGCCTGCTTCATGACGATCGGCTCGCGCAAGACCAAGCCGAACGGTGACCTGGACACGCGGACGCCCGCGCTGTGGATCTCGTCCGGCACGGGTCGTGACGGTCGTGAGCGTAAGGGTGCGCCGAAGGTCGGCTGGTGCTGGTGGGGCAACCGGCACACGTGGTTCGGGTTCGCTTCTGCGGAGGGCCGCACCGGGGCCTGA